The genomic segment GTCGCATCTGAGATGACCTCCCCCATCAGTAATTACGAGCAGCTCCGGGGACTGGTCTCGGAGCCCACTTTGCCGGGAAAGGGAGAGCGTGGGTGGCCTCGATCCCCACAGCAGCgcgggcaggtggggagggagaatcAGGACTGGCTAAAAGTGAGCCTCAGCGCGGGGATAGGCGCATGGTGGGGCGGGGCGAGGGACGAGGAGGCGGGGTTGGAAGATAGCCAGGAAGCCGAGGTGGGCGCCGAGTGGGGGCTGGTCCGGGGCTGGTGGGGACCGGAGGCTAATGAGGAGGGGTCGGTGGTGAACTGGGCTGCTGGGTAGGGCGCAGACGCGCTGAGGGTGGTGAGGAATAGAGTGGGCGGGGCCGAAGAAGAGCCGGGGCGGTGGGGCGCACTGGGGTCGAGGGCGCAGGgcggggaagcagggaggggcgTGGGCCGcggagggggcagggagaagaggcGGGGCAGGGAAGTGGGCGGGGCGCCGCCGGGAACAGGGCGGGCCGAGGAGCCTGGCCCCcgggtggtggcggcggcggtggcggcggttGCGGCTGGCGGGCGCGTGGTCTGGCTGGGCGGGATGAGCGGGGCCGGGGCGGCCAGCTCCGTGCGCGGACTGCGGGTGGACGGGCTGCCCCCGCTGCCCAAGAGCCTCAGCGGGCTGCTACACTCGGCGTCGGGGGGCGGTGCGTCGGGGGGCTGGCGGCACCTGGAGCGGCTCTACGCGCAGAAGTCTCGGATCCAGGACGAGCTGAGCCGAAGTGGAGCTGGCGGCGGTGGGGCGCGGGCAACGGTGCTGCCCGCCAAGCCCCCCAACCTGGACGCCGCGCTGGCCCTGCTGCGTAAAGAGATGGTAAGCAGGGGTCCGCGGGCTGAGCGGGGGTCCTTCCCGTCCGGACTCGCCGAACTGGGAAAGTTAGCCGGAAGTGCCCGCGCCACAGCCAGTCTCAGGCTCCTTTGCCCCAGGCGTTAGCGCCGAAAGAGGGACTGTCTTTCAGCTAACCCCTTTTGCTTGTCCTCTTTGTGGCCACGACTGGACCCTCGCCCCGAGAGGGTCGTCCTCTCGAAAGGCAGCCTTTCAGAGACTTGACGCCCCTAGTACGACTCCAGCCGGCTCAGAGACCCGGGCGTCGGGAGGTGTGGCGTGGGGCTCGAGCTTGGCCTCGGGCCGGGGTCGGCTCGTCACCCTCCCCAGAGTGCAGCAGATGTCCCTGGTCTGAAAGAGGACTTAACTGCGCCCAAGGGGCGTAAGAGCTGTGTGCAATCGTATTTTCCTGCCCTGAAGAGGACAGCTTTTTGTCCGTCCGAGTGTAGACAGCGGATTGGAACAGCcctcgcccccctcccccgcgcccGAGGCGGCGCTGGCAGAATCGGATTACTGCGGGCTGGCTCCGGCCCGCAGATGGTGGGGAAAGCGAACGCTCTGCCTCACCCCTCTCCGCGCGGTACTCGGATTCCCCAAGCCGCCTCGAGAAGGATGGGGAGGTGGGGCCCACCGCGTCTGGGTGAAACCCGTGAGGATTCTTCAGGTT from the Phacochoerus africanus isolate WHEZ1 chromosome 15, ROS_Pafr_v1, whole genome shotgun sequence genome contains:
- the FAM89A gene encoding protein FAM89A, which translates into the protein MSGAGAASSVRGLRVDGLPPLPKSLSGLLHSASGGGASGGWRHLERLYAQKSRIQDELSRSGAGGGGARATVLPAKPPNLDAALALLRKEMVGLRQLDMSLLCQLYSLYESIQEYKGACQAACSPDGTYALENGFFEEEEEYFQEQDHLQDSRERGPPRDLPLPVSPIPSRDWVLGSL